A region of Argentina anserina chromosome 5, drPotAnse1.1, whole genome shotgun sequence DNA encodes the following proteins:
- the LOC126794866 gene encoding HVA22-like protein e isoform X1, whose product MGKGWTFLTQLHSLAGPVLQLLYPLYASVMAIESTSKLDDEQWLAYWIIYSFLTLLEMVIQPALEWLPIWYEVKLVFVAWLVLPQFKGAAFLYERYVREQILRYQGKDHHDSSSKSPTGKGKNKFVQFMTPKNGEQEAY is encoded by the exons ATGGGAAAAGGCTGGACTTTCCTTACTCAACTTCACTCTCTTGCTGG GCCTGTGTTGCAGCTGCTCTACCCCTT ATATGCATCGGTGATGGCCATAGAGAGCACATCAAAACTAGATGATGAGCAGTGGCTTGCTTATTGGATTATTTACTCTTTTCTCACTCTCCTGGAGATGGTTATCCAACCCGCCTTAGAATG GTTACCAATTTGGTATGAGGTGAAGCTTGTGTTCGTGGCATGGTTGGTTCTACCACAATTCAAAGGAGCAGCTTTCTTGTATGAGAGATATGTGAGGGAGCAAATCCTCAGGTATCAAGGCAAGGACCATCATGATTCATCCAGCAAGTCACCAACTGGCAAAGGCAAGAACAAGTTTGTGCAGTTCATGACCCCCAAGAAT GGAGAGCAGGAAGCTTATTAA
- the LOC126793372 gene encoding SWI/SNF complex subunit SWI3A isoform X1: protein MEIAPHDPGSKQLRPDEPELDLYTIPSHSSWFLWDEIHETERIALKEFFDGRSISRTPKVYKEYRDFIINKYREDPARKLTFTEIRKSLVGDVTLLHKVFSFLEKWGLINFGATSGRSDGFGTLGEARTTVKVEEAVPNAVRVGANPSDSKPVSATPVVMERGDGTASKIALPPLASHLNVFGDVKTEKLVCGNCEGRSDSGHYTYSKGDFLLCTKCFENGSYGENKLKEDFKYNKPVEKSGNTGGEWTEAETLRLLESVVKHGDDWDRVAQHVQTKTQVECIAKLIDLPFGEVVLGSGHRKGKHTGNSDGSKHGQLSSSECQETIKAKSQSNEQTNDSEQNGNTANQGPPLKRQCTASLSDASSPLITQVSALSTLVGPYITAAAAEAAVTALCEETTCSKEIFNAEDNCVTNGLQSPAINCETESSRVLQLEDAEMIERPTESASQDAFKKKDDIPPTLQIRAAIATGLGAAAARAKLLADQEDREIEHLLATIIGTQMKKLHCKLKNVEELELLMEKEYVEIEEEEKSLLGERIDIIQKTLNSGVPRWRDHPSLKP, encoded by the exons ATGGAAATTGCACCGCACGACCCGGGTTCAAAGCAGCTCCGACCCGACGAACCAGAGCTCGACCTCTACACCATCCCAAGCCACTCTA GTTGGTTTTTGTGGGATGAGATTCATGAAACTGAGAGAATCGCATTGAAGGAGTTTTTCGATGGGAGGTCTATATCAAGAACACCAAAGGTGTACAAGGAATATAGGGACTTTATTATTAACAAGTATAGAGAAGACCCTGCTAGGAAACTCACGTTCACCGAGATTCGAAAGTCGCTTGTGGGTGATGTTACTTTGCTGCACAAAGTCTTTAGTTTCTTGGAGAAATGGGGGCTGATTAATTTTGGCGCAACTTCGGGGCGCAGTGATGGTTTTGGTACCTTGGGTGAGGCCAGGACTACGGTTAAGGTTGAGGAAGCAGTCCCAAATGCGGTCCGAGTGGGTGCAAATCCAAGTGATTCTAAGCCTGTTTCAGCCACACCTGTGGTGATGGAGAGGGGGGATGGAACTGCGAGTAAGATTGCATTGCCTCCATTGGCTTCACACTTGAATGTATTCGGTGATGTGAAGACTGAGAAGTTGGTTTGTGGTAATTGTGAGGGACGCTCTGATTCTGGACACTACACGTATAGCAAG GGTGATTTTCTACTCTGCACAAAGTGTTTTGAAAATGGAAGCTATGGGGAGAacaaattgaaagaagattTCAAGTATAATAAGCCAGTTGAAAAGAGTGGTAATACTGGAGGTGAGTGGACTGAAGCAGAAACATTACGTCTTTTAGAATCAGTTGTGAAGCATGGAGATGATTGGGATCGTGTTGCTCAACATGTTCAGACCAAGACCCAAGTTGAGTGTATTGCTAAGCTTATTGATCTGCCTTTTGGGGAGGTTGTGTTGGGTTCTGGTCACAGAAAAGGTAAGCATACTGGCAATTCAGATGGCTCAAAACATGGTCAGTTATCTTCATCCGAGTGTCAAGAGACTATCAAGGCCAAGAGTCAGAGCAATGAGCAGACAAATGACAGTGAGCAGAATGGGAATACTGCAAACCAAGGTCCCCCTTTGAAAAGACAATGCACTGCTTCCCTTTCGGATGCTAGTAGCCCTTTGATCACACAG GTATCTGCCTTATCAACCTTGGTTGGTCCATATATAACAGCTGCTGCAGCTGAGGCTGCTGTTACTGCACTATGTGAGGAAACCACATGTTCAAAAGAGATATTTAATGCTGAAGACAATTGTGTTACTAATGGCTTGCAATCTCCCGCTATAAATTGTGAGACAGAGA GTTCTAGGGTTCTTCAACTTGAAGATGCAGAGATGATAGAAAGGCCAACTGAATCAG CAAGCCAGGATGCATTTAAGAAAAAAGACGATATACCTCCAACTTTGCAAATTAGAGCTGCCATCGCAACAGGTCTTGGAGCGGCTGCTGCTCGTGCAAAACTACTAGCTGATCAGGAGGATAGAGAGATTGAACATCTTTTGGCAACCATAATAGGGACACAG ATGAAGAAGCTGCACTGCAAACTGAAGAATGTTGAAGAACTGGAGCTGCTTATGGAGAAGGAATATGTTGAaatcgaagaagaagaaaagtctCTGCTAGGAGAGCGAATTGATATCATACAGAAGACGCTCAACTCCGGTGTACCTAGATGGAGGGATCATCCttctctaaaaccctga
- the LOC126794941 gene encoding 11-beta-hydroxysteroid dehydrogenase A-like, giving the protein MMLSLIHTFLNLSAPPFTFFSLLLLLPPLYFLKLFTSLLSTIFSENVSGKVVLITGASSGIGEHLAYEYARRGARLALVGRRENALREVVDRAAQCGSPDVIMIGADVSKAEDCKRLVDETINHFGRLDHLVNNAGITACCMLEDCTDITNFRSVMDTNFWGSVYVTHFAAPHLRDCKGRIVAISSVNAWLPVPRMGIYNASKAAVLSMFETLRVELGPEVYITIVTPGYIESEMNKGKYLSTEGRMTVDQEMRDVQVIIPVERVEDCANAIVNGVCRGQRCLTEPAWYKAIYMWKVFCPELLEWGYRFLYMARPGAPAKEAPGKKILDYTGVKNVLYPESLHNPEIKTD; this is encoded by the exons ATGATGTTGAGTCTTATCCACACCTTCCTGAACCTCTCAGCTCCCCCATTCACCTTCTTCTCCCTTTTGCTTCTCCTCCCGCCGCTTTATTTCTTGAAGTTGTTCACCTCTCTCTTGAGCACCATCTTCAGCGAAAATGTATCCGGCAAGGTCGTCCTCATCACCGGTGCCTCCTCCGGTATCGGCGAG caCTTGGCTTATGAGTATGCAAGGAGAGGGGCACGGTTGGCCCTAGTTGGCAGGAGAGAAAACGCACTAAGGGAAGTCGTTGATCGAGCAGCTCAGTGTGGTTCTCCTGATGTTATTATGATTGGGGCTGATGTTTCAAAGGCTGAGGACTGCAAGAGACTTGTTGATGAAACTATCAACCACTTCGGAAGgt TGGATCATCTGGTGAATAATGCTGGGATCACTGCCTGCTGCATGTTGGAAGATTGCACCGATATCACTAACTTCAGATCTGTAATG GATACAAATTTCTGGGGATCTGTGTATGTTACTCATTTTGCAGCTCCACACCTCAGAGACTGTAAAGGTAGAATCGTGGCTATATCTTCCGTTAATGCATGGTTGCCTGTGCCAAGGATGGGCATATATAAT GCAAGTAAAGCAGCTGTGTTGAGCATGTTTGAGACACTCCGGGTTGAGCTTGGGCCAGAAGTTTATATAACAATTGTCACTCCCGGATACATAGAGTCCGAGATGAACAAAGGCAAATACTTATCTACCGAAGGCAGGATGACGGTAGATCAAGAAATGCGGGAT GTTCAAGTAATTATTCCAGTTGAAAGAGTGGAAGACTGCGCAAATGCGATTGTGAACGGTGTTTGTCGTGGTCAAAGGTGCTTGACAGAGCCAGCATGGTATAAAGCCATATATATGTGGAAGGTGTTCTGTCCTGAGCTACTTGAATGGGGTTACAGATTTTTGTACATGGCTAGGCCTGGGGCTCCAGCTAAAGAAGCACCTGGCAAAAAAATCTTGGACTACACTGGCGTGAAGAATGTCTTGTACCCCGAGTCTCTCCACAACCCTGAGATCAAGACGGACTGA
- the LOC126794234 gene encoding 11-beta-hydroxysteroid dehydrogenase-like 4A produces the protein MKLNHKVLNIVVPLITLTVLVFFLPPFLIYKFLRFIYRLKTIENVAGKVILITGASSGIGEHLAYEYGKRGARLALAARREDRLRGVADKARRLGSPDAIVILADVSKAEDCNRLVNDTVNHFGQLDHLVNNAGVTKIGLFEDCNEFSHLKSIMDTNFWGSVYCTKFAVPYLRKSKGKIVVMSSSATWFSIPRLSFYNASKAAQTCFFETLRAELGSDLGITIVSPGVVRSEMTETPEFQSQVCSEMIPSQSTQVCATAIVDSACRGDMNLTDPPWIRVAFWLRVFCPQLLESITHSNSIKRPRTTSNKEN, from the exons atgaAATTGAATCACAAGGTGCTGAACATAGTCGTGCCTCTGATAACACTCACTGTATTGGTTTTCTTTCTGCCGCCATTTCTGATTTACAAGTTTCTCCGTTTCATATATCGGTTAAAAACCATTGAAAATGTCGCTGGAAAGGTTATCCTCATTACCGGAGCATCTTCAGGAATCGGCGAG CATTTGGCTTATGAGTATGGTAAGAGAGGAGCTCGTTTGGCATTGGCGGCCAGAAGAGAGGACCGTCTTAGAGGAGTGGCGGATAAAGCTCGACGGTTAGGGTCTCCTGATGCCATTGTGATCCTAGCTGATGTTTCAAAGGCTGAAGACTGCAACCGACTTGTTAATGACACTGTGAATCACTTTGGTCAAT TGGACCATTTGGTGAACAATGCCGGGGTAACAAAGATTGGATTATTTGAAGACTGTAATGAGTTCTCTCATCTGAAATCGATCAtg GACACTAATTTCTGGGGGTCGGTGTATTGTACCAAATTTGCAGTTCCATACTTGAGAAAAAGCAAAGGCAAGATTGTCGTGATGTCATCATCTGCAACATGGTTTTCTATACCAAGGTTGAGTTTCTACAAT GCAAGCAAGGCAGCCCAGACGTGCTTCTTTGAGACCCTGAGGGCTGAATTAGGTTCTGATTTGGGGATTACGATTGTGAGTCCTGGAGTGGTCCGATCTGAAATGACAGAAACCCCTGAATTTCAATCTCAA GTTTGCTCAGAAATGATACCAAGTCAGTCAACACAAGTGTGTGCGACGGCAATCGTGGACAGTGCTTGCCGTGGAGACATGAACTTGACGGACCCGCCGTGGATTCGGGTCGCATTTTGGCTTAGGGTTTTCTGTCCTCAGCTACTCGAGAGCATTACCCATTCGAACTCGATCAAAAGGCCAAGGACTACCTCCAACAAAGAAAATTAG
- the LOC126794231 gene encoding 11-beta-hydroxysteroid dehydrogenase A-like — protein sequence MDIFNTLLNIVVPPICLSLLLFILPLYLSFKFLLSIIKSLFPENIAGKVILITGASSGIGEHLAYEYGRRGACLALVARREHRLQHVASRAMSIGSPDVIIIPADVSKVEDCKRFVDATVNHFGRLDHLVNNAGIAPICMFEETPDVNNLAPAMDVNFWGSVYSTYFAIPHLKWSQGRIIEIASAAGWLRVPRLSMYSASKTAVISFYETLRVEIGREVGITIVTPGLVESEMTRGKFLNREGHLVLDQEMRDAEMSLMPVLPVKEAAEEIVTGACQGVNYLTVPAWVRQSFYWKVFSPELLEWCNRILLMSRSGDESDTLSKKILDISGLKDLVYPDTIQSSQIVEH from the exons ATGGATATCTTTAACACATTACTAAACATAGTGGTTCCTCCCATCTGCCTCAGCTTGCTGCTCTTTATTCTGCCACTATATCTGTCTTTCAAGTTTCTCCTCTCAATCATAAAGTCGCTGTTTCCCGAAAACATAGCCGGAAAAGTCATACTCATCACTGGAGCATCCTCCGGCATAGGCGAG CACCTGGCGTACGAGTACGGTAGAAGAGGTGCTTGTCTAGCTCTTGTTGCCAGAAGAGAACACCGGCTCCAACATGTTGCGAGCAGAGCCATGTCGATTGGTTCCCCAGATGTTATCATCATCCCCGCAGATGTTTCTAAGGTTGAAGATTGTAAGCGCTTTGTTGATGCCACAGTTAATCACTTTGGGCGCT TGGATCACCTAGTGAATAATGCTGGGATTGCTCCCATCTGCATGTTTGAAGAAACCCCTGATGTCAATAACCTAGCACCAGCAATG GACGTAAACTTTTGGGGTTCAGTATACAGCACATACTTCGCGATTCCTCACCTTAAATGGAGCCAAGGGAGGATTATCGAGATCGCCTCTGCTGCTGGATGGTTGCGCGTACCACGACTAAGCATGTATAGT GCTAGCAAAACAGCAGTGATAAGCTTTTATGAAACATTGAGAGTTGAAATTGGGCGTGAAGTAGGAATAACAATTGTGACTCCAGGACTAGTTGAATCAGAGATGACTCGAGGCAAGTTCCTAAACAGGGAAGGCCATTTGGTATTAGATCAAGAAATGAGAGAT GCTGAAATGAGCTTAATGCCTGTACTGCCAGTCAAAGAAGCAGCCGAAGAAATTGTGACGGGCGCCTGCCAAGGAGTAAATTACTTGACTGTACCAGCCTGGGTCAGGCAGTCATTTTACTGGAAGGTGTTTTCACCTGAGTTACTGGAGTGGTGTAATCGTATCCTACTAATGAGCAGATCAGGAGATGAGAGTGATACACTAAGTAAGAAGATCCTGGACATTTCTGGCTTAAAGGATTTGGTGTATCCAGACACAATTCAATCTTCTCAAATTGTAGAACACTAA
- the LOC126793371 gene encoding recQ-mediated genome instability protein 1: MIRRRLQLSYSSDEEDEAPPQQPQPSTAPQPPVTQARPSPYPSGPLPISSSSDDEEFIDVADNLSPPSPEFPESHNVPPPPPSSGGCPIGEFLQGLGLRLKQEWLDGCVLGLQQSVPGFRNLDSVAKAKLCFEQFLVSDMNLSGGGVLPQNVASLHQADLPGPYVLQVDEIVNMSNPLKIRYQKASAGHKRCLKLSMTDGVQRVFGMEYRPIQALEALAPAGFKVVVCNVHIRRGLLMLVPQSLEVLGGFVDELDAAQKRLVEEVNKPPRGNRTRNGSVPPLANRAALAAWPPDGVHVAGQANPSTLEAPTPLQASNRGAGRNSMPITTQETVPRRTEPAVYRPSPRIEEDMPMDSIPNSGENVVSNPSSYDFGVQRLNINTFPYTSGNTMPNTAIADPPNLPYEDALDIEEDIDMDAASISSETHGPRPSTLDDYDVHLVNEAEAFPSSDAIMNAEDTDVMNEMEHPLLLLREREPPFVYLSSLSLRLGTSNIQSVRGKVKCVLTGVKSFQYKQKYDLRAYIDDGGMISEILIDHDVVQNRIGHSPEDVKACLSSPDKAIVSKMKANMKQLQVFLADFEGIMLIEMSRGSDFPVALEMNQGCPSSEAWLLLRRLKGSPPTQASESHSSRLAQASQGLSSCPIDISP; encoded by the exons ATGATCAGAAGACGACTCCAGCTCAGTTACTCTTCCGACGAAGAAGACGAAGCGCCACCGCAACAGCCGCAACCGTCCACCGCACCTCAACCACCCGTTACCCAAGCCCGTCCCAGCCCCTACCCATCCGGACCGCTCccaatctcctcctcctccgacgaCGAGGAGTTCATCGACGTCGCTGACAACCTCTCGCCACCGTCTCCAGAGTTTCCGGAATCCCATAATGTACCGCCGCCTCCACCGAGCTCCGGCGGATGTCCGATTGGCGAGTTTCTCCAGGGACTTGGCTTACGGCTGAAGCAGGAGTGGTTGGATGGCTGCGTTTTGGGGCTACAGCAGTCCGTGCCGGGGTTTCGAAACCTCGACTCGGTGGCGAAGGCCAAGCTTTGCTTCGAGCAGTTCTTGGTCTCCGATATGAATCTCTCCGGCGGCGGCGTGCTCCCTCAGAACGTGGCCTCTCTTCATCAGGCTGATCTTCCAGGACCTTATGTGTTGCAG GTTGATGAGATTGTCAACATGAGCAATCCATTGAAGATCAGGTATCAGAAAGCTTCCGCAGGGCACAAAAGGTGCCTCAAGCTGTCCATGACTGACGGTGTCCAACGTGTTTTCGGCATGGAATACAGGCCCATTCAGGCCCTTGAGGCTTTGGCTCCTGCTGGATTCAAG GTTGTTGTGTGCAATGTACATATACGCCGTGGACTTCTTATGCTGGTCCCTCAATCGCTTGAAGTGCTAGGAGGATTTGTTGATGAGCTGGATGCGGCACAAAAAAGGCTTGTGGAGGAGGTGAATAAGCCACCAAGGGGAAACAG AACTAGGAATGGATCAGTTCCGCCTCTAGCTAATAGGGCAGCCCTTGCCGCCTGGCCTCCTGATGGTGTTCATGTTGCTGGACAGGCTAATCCTTCCACATTGGAAGCCCCGACTCCCCTTCAGGCGTCTAACCGAG GTGCTGGTAGAAATAGCATGCCAATAACTACCCAAGAGACTGTTCCTCGACGTACAGAACCTGCTGTTTATCGTCCATCACCTCGTATTGAGGAAGATATGCCTATGGATTCTATTCCCAATAGTGGAGAAAATGTTGTATCTAACCCATCTTCTTATGATTTTGGTGTTCAGAGACTCAATATAAATACCTTTCCTTATACTAGTGGAAATACAATGCCTAATACTGCCATTGCTGACCCACCCAACCTACCTTATGAGGATGCTTTGGATATTGAAGAGGACATTGATATGGATGCTGCATCTATTAGTAGTGAAACTCATGGACCTCGTCCGTCGACTTTGGATGATTATGATGTCCATCTGGTTAATGAGGCTGAAGCTTTCCCTTCGTCAGATGCAATCATGAATGCAGAGGATACTGATGTCATGAATGAGATGGAGCACCCACTCCTACTGCTTAGAGAGCGAGAGCCCCCTTTTGTTTACTTATCTAGTTTGTCTCTCAGGTTGGGAACCAGTAACATTCAATCTGTCCGAGGGAAAGTTAAG TGTGTATTGACTGGTGTCAAGTCTTTCCAATATAAGCAGAAATATGATCTCCGGGCATACATTGATGATGGCGGTATGATTTCAGAGATTCTCATTGATCACGAT GTTGTACAGAACAGGATAGGTCATTCTCCCGAGGATGTCAAGGCCTGCCTTTCTTCCCCAGATAAGGCCATAGTGTCTAAAATGAAGGCAAACATGAAGCAGTTGCAAGTTTTCTTAGCAGATTTCGAG GGGATTATGCTCATAGAGATGAGTAGAGGATCTGATTTTCCAGTAGCCCTTGAGATGAATCAGGGCTGTCCTTCGTCAGAGGCATGGCTACTTTTGAGGAGACTAAAGGGCTCCCCTCCGACTCAGGCATCAGAAAGTCACTCATCACGCCTGGCTCAGGCGTCACAAGGTCTGTCCTCCTGCCCCATTGATATATCGCCATAA
- the LOC126795260 gene encoding uncharacterized protein LOC126795260: MDPIPIQILKFQAIHKHKKHQNQPLISLFYCLTILTCGLFCSSPLWFPSFSFSMKGFFFSFFQMMSSVLLNSKFVFILGNIIVIALVGESKIFSTVSSTPNIHVEYEENIKRCQRFQPFSTSKEKEPELVNSVVEESGLLKNSLVDERVQLKMSSSGDGEQAIEGKVCNDQSRKLVLMEEVNDDIDEEDEEVSLPEDQDEEELSFPEDQQFNKRADDFIARVNERRRYELLLCNGE, from the coding sequence ATGGATCCCATTCCCATCCAGATTCTGAAGTTCCAGGCAATTCACAAGCACAAGAAGCATCAAAATCAGCCTTTGATCAGTCTCTTTTATTGTTTGACAATATTAACTTGCGGTCTTTTTTGTTCTAGCCCTTTGTGGTTtccttccttttccttttccatgAAGGGTTTTTtcttcagtttttttcaaatgaTGAGCTCAGTCTTGCTGAACTCCAAGTTTGTGTTCATACTAGGCAACATCATTGTTATTGCTCTTGTTGGAGAGTCCAAAATCTTTTCAACAGTATCTTCTACACCTAATATTCATGTTGAATATGAGGAAAATATCAAAAGGTGCCAAAGGTTTCAGCCCTTTTCAACCTCCAAAGAGAAGGAACCTGAATTGGTGAACTCTGTTGTTGAAGAAAGTGGACTACTGAAGAACTCTCTTGTTGATGAAAGGGTACAACTGAAGATGAGCTCTTCAGGAGATGGAGAGCAAGCTATAGAAGGAAAAGTATGTAACGACCAAAGTAGGAAATTAGTACTGATGGAGGAGGTGAACGATGATATAgatgaggaagatgaagaGGTCAGTTTGCCTGAGGACCAAGATGAAGAAGAGCTCAGTTTTCCTGAGGACCAGCAATTCAACAAAAGAGCGGATGATTTCATTGCAAGGGTGAATGAAAGAAGACGATATGAACTGCTACTTTGTAATGGTGAATAA
- the LOC126794866 gene encoding HVA22-like protein e isoform X2 — protein sequence MGKGWTFLTQLHSLAGPVLQLLYPLYASVMAIESTSKLDDEQWLAYWIIYSFLTLLEMVIQPALEWLPIWYEVKLVFVAWLVLPQFKGAAFLYERYVREQILRYQGKDHHDSSSKSPTGKGKNKFVQFMTPKNEAY from the exons ATGGGAAAAGGCTGGACTTTCCTTACTCAACTTCACTCTCTTGCTGG GCCTGTGTTGCAGCTGCTCTACCCCTT ATATGCATCGGTGATGGCCATAGAGAGCACATCAAAACTAGATGATGAGCAGTGGCTTGCTTATTGGATTATTTACTCTTTTCTCACTCTCCTGGAGATGGTTATCCAACCCGCCTTAGAATG GTTACCAATTTGGTATGAGGTGAAGCTTGTGTTCGTGGCATGGTTGGTTCTACCACAATTCAAAGGAGCAGCTTTCTTGTATGAGAGATATGTGAGGGAGCAAATCCTCAGGTATCAAGGCAAGGACCATCATGATTCATCCAGCAAGTCACCAACTGGCAAAGGCAAGAACAAGTTTGTGCAGTTCATGACCCCCAAGAAT GAAGCTTATTAA
- the LOC126793372 gene encoding SWI/SNF complex subunit SWI3A isoform X2 — protein MEIAPHDPGSKQLRPDEPELDLYTIPSHSSWFLWDEIHETERIALKEFFDGRSISRTPKVYKEYRDFIINKYREDPARKLTFTEIRKSLVGDVTLLHKVFSFLEKWGLINFGATSGRSDGFGTLGEARTTVKVEEAVPNAVRVGANPSDSKPVSATPVVMERGDGTASKIALPPLASHLNVFGDVKTEKLVCGNCEGRSDSGHYTYSKGDFLLCTKCFENGSYGENKLKEDFKYNKPVEKSGNTGGEWTEAETLRLLESVVKHGDDWDRVAQHVQTKTQVECIAKLIDLPFGEVVLGSGHRKGKHTGNSDGSKHGQLSSSECQETIKAKSQSNEQTNDSEQNGNTANQGPPLKRQCTASLSDASSPLITQVSALSTLVGPYITAAAAEAAVTALCEETTCSKEIFNAEDNCVTNGLQSPAINCETERVLQLEDAEMIERPTESASQDAFKKKDDIPPTLQIRAAIATGLGAAAARAKLLADQEDREIEHLLATIIGTQMKKLHCKLKNVEELELLMEKEYVEIEEEEKSLLGERIDIIQKTLNSGVPRWRDHPSLKP, from the exons ATGGAAATTGCACCGCACGACCCGGGTTCAAAGCAGCTCCGACCCGACGAACCAGAGCTCGACCTCTACACCATCCCAAGCCACTCTA GTTGGTTTTTGTGGGATGAGATTCATGAAACTGAGAGAATCGCATTGAAGGAGTTTTTCGATGGGAGGTCTATATCAAGAACACCAAAGGTGTACAAGGAATATAGGGACTTTATTATTAACAAGTATAGAGAAGACCCTGCTAGGAAACTCACGTTCACCGAGATTCGAAAGTCGCTTGTGGGTGATGTTACTTTGCTGCACAAAGTCTTTAGTTTCTTGGAGAAATGGGGGCTGATTAATTTTGGCGCAACTTCGGGGCGCAGTGATGGTTTTGGTACCTTGGGTGAGGCCAGGACTACGGTTAAGGTTGAGGAAGCAGTCCCAAATGCGGTCCGAGTGGGTGCAAATCCAAGTGATTCTAAGCCTGTTTCAGCCACACCTGTGGTGATGGAGAGGGGGGATGGAACTGCGAGTAAGATTGCATTGCCTCCATTGGCTTCACACTTGAATGTATTCGGTGATGTGAAGACTGAGAAGTTGGTTTGTGGTAATTGTGAGGGACGCTCTGATTCTGGACACTACACGTATAGCAAG GGTGATTTTCTACTCTGCACAAAGTGTTTTGAAAATGGAAGCTATGGGGAGAacaaattgaaagaagattTCAAGTATAATAAGCCAGTTGAAAAGAGTGGTAATACTGGAGGTGAGTGGACTGAAGCAGAAACATTACGTCTTTTAGAATCAGTTGTGAAGCATGGAGATGATTGGGATCGTGTTGCTCAACATGTTCAGACCAAGACCCAAGTTGAGTGTATTGCTAAGCTTATTGATCTGCCTTTTGGGGAGGTTGTGTTGGGTTCTGGTCACAGAAAAGGTAAGCATACTGGCAATTCAGATGGCTCAAAACATGGTCAGTTATCTTCATCCGAGTGTCAAGAGACTATCAAGGCCAAGAGTCAGAGCAATGAGCAGACAAATGACAGTGAGCAGAATGGGAATACTGCAAACCAAGGTCCCCCTTTGAAAAGACAATGCACTGCTTCCCTTTCGGATGCTAGTAGCCCTTTGATCACACAG GTATCTGCCTTATCAACCTTGGTTGGTCCATATATAACAGCTGCTGCAGCTGAGGCTGCTGTTACTGCACTATGTGAGGAAACCACATGTTCAAAAGAGATATTTAATGCTGAAGACAATTGTGTTACTAATGGCTTGCAATCTCCCGCTATAAATTGTGAGACAGAGAG GGTTCTTCAACTTGAAGATGCAGAGATGATAGAAAGGCCAACTGAATCAG CAAGCCAGGATGCATTTAAGAAAAAAGACGATATACCTCCAACTTTGCAAATTAGAGCTGCCATCGCAACAGGTCTTGGAGCGGCTGCTGCTCGTGCAAAACTACTAGCTGATCAGGAGGATAGAGAGATTGAACATCTTTTGGCAACCATAATAGGGACACAG ATGAAGAAGCTGCACTGCAAACTGAAGAATGTTGAAGAACTGGAGCTGCTTATGGAGAAGGAATATGTTGAaatcgaagaagaagaaaagtctCTGCTAGGAGAGCGAATTGATATCATACAGAAGACGCTCAACTCCGGTGTACCTAGATGGAGGGATCATCCttctctaaaaccctga